A window of the Candidatus Neomarinimicrobiota bacterium genome harbors these coding sequences:
- a CDS encoding geranylgeranylglycerol-phosphate geranylgeranyltransferase, with protein MNRIIAYIKLTRPLNVVIGILGVLLGAYLTGDLRIAAALWCAVITVITFTGAANAINDYYDYEIDKINRPERPLPAGLIPRSHARIFAYAMFTIGVVSSALISSLAFAIAVGSAGFLVGYSRWWKRQPIFGNVVVGLMIGVAFVYGAAAFGDPWAAWPPAFMGFLYTWGREIIKDLEDAEGDASLDAKTLPLLVGESRAKFFSSGLFLLLIFGVLAPYLMNIYNTLYLIMVVVGVDVPILYITVQLWRSQSSADYRRLSQILKADMFVGLLAVFVGTF; from the coding sequence GTGAATCGAATAATCGCCTACATAAAACTGACGCGTCCGCTGAATGTGGTGATTGGGATTTTGGGCGTTCTCCTGGGCGCTTACCTTACCGGTGATCTTCGGATTGCGGCGGCACTGTGGTGTGCGGTCATAACGGTGATAACCTTCACCGGGGCCGCCAACGCCATTAACGATTATTACGATTACGAAATTGATAAAATTAATCGCCCCGAGCGACCTCTGCCTGCTGGTCTGATCCCTCGATCTCATGCCCGGATTTTTGCATACGCCATGTTCACTATCGGAGTCGTTTCTTCAGCGCTGATTTCATCGCTGGCATTTGCTATCGCTGTCGGCTCTGCCGGGTTCTTGGTTGGCTACTCCAGGTGGTGGAAGCGCCAACCCATCTTTGGGAACGTTGTTGTGGGACTGATGATCGGGGTCGCGTTTGTCTATGGTGCCGCCGCGTTCGGGGATCCCTGGGCAGCTTGGCCTCCGGCGTTTATGGGGTTCCTGTATACCTGGGGGCGCGAGATAATTAAAGACCTGGAAGATGCCGAAGGAGACGCATCACTGGACGCAAAAACCTTACCGTTACTTGTGGGGGAATCCAGAGCAAAATTTTTCTCAAGTGGTCTATTTCTTCTGTTGATTTTTGGAGTGCTCGCCCCCTATCTTATGAACATCTATAACACGCTTTATTTGATCATGGTGGTGGTAGGCGTCGATGTCCCGATACTCTACATTACAGTTCAGTTGTGGCGGTCGCAATCCTCTGCAGACTATCGCCGTTTAAGCCAGATCCTAAAGGCTGATATGTTCGTCGGTCTGCTGGCAGTATTTGTTGGAACTTTTTAA
- a CDS encoding DUF1385 domain-containing protein produces the protein MRFRLLPLLVMAKSTILVGGQAVIEGVMMRVPGGYATSVRRKDGSITTDRNEWTPLTQRFRWAQLPIVRGVVALFESMKLGMGTLQWSADIAMQDEEDHPEDYKESKLATFITTVFALALALGLFLVAPLWITTKVLNIEEQMLAFNLVSGGFRILFFLMYLIIISQIQDVKRLFEYHGAEHKVVFNFESGLDLSWDNTKRFTTFHPRCGTSFLFIVMISAILMYALLDTVLLAVLGTINLPIRVLGHLVFLPLVAGASYEVIKLTSANMDKIFFRGLAKPGLWLQRITTSEPDESQVGVAITALENAFGDEYTEYAGKEYVAEAVA, from the coding sequence GTGCGATTTCGTCTTTTGCCGCTGCTGGTAATGGCGAAATCCACTATACTGGTCGGTGGCCAGGCAGTCATCGAGGGGGTAATGATGCGTGTTCCGGGTGGATACGCCACCTCCGTACGACGCAAGGACGGATCAATTACCACTGACCGAAACGAGTGGACGCCGCTTACGCAGCGATTCAGGTGGGCGCAGTTGCCGATTGTCCGCGGCGTGGTTGCGCTGTTTGAATCCATGAAACTCGGGATGGGCACCCTTCAGTGGTCAGCAGATATCGCCATGCAGGATGAGGAAGACCATCCGGAAGATTACAAAGAGAGCAAACTCGCTACATTTATAACCACAGTATTTGCCCTGGCGCTTGCTCTTGGGTTATTTCTGGTGGCACCGCTCTGGATCACCACCAAAGTCCTCAACATCGAAGAACAGATGCTGGCGTTTAATCTGGTCTCCGGTGGTTTCAGAATTCTGTTTTTCCTGATGTATCTCATCATTATCTCCCAAATTCAGGACGTGAAGCGCCTGTTTGAATATCACGGCGCCGAGCACAAGGTTGTCTTCAATTTTGAATCGGGGCTGGATCTGTCGTGGGACAATACCAAAAGATTTACAACCTTCCATCCACGATGCGGTACAAGTTTCTTGTTCATTGTTATGATTTCTGCGATCCTGATGTACGCACTACTCGATACAGTATTACTAGCCGTTCTCGGCACCATCAATCTGCCGATTCGCGTTCTTGGCCATCTGGTCTTTTTGCCATTAGTTGCCGGAGCGTCCTACGAGGTTATCAAACTTACCAGTGCAAATATGGACAAGATTTTCTTTCGGGGATTGGCCAAACCCGGACTCTGGCTCCAGCGGATTACCACCAGCGAGCCGGATGAGAGCCAGGTTGGCGTTGCCATCACCGCCCTGGAGAATGCATTCGGCGACGAATATACAGAGTATGCCGGCAAGGAATATGTTGCGGAGGCGGTGGCATGA
- the rpmE gene encoding 50S ribosomal protein L31 produces the protein MKKGIHPDYEMVTVTCSCGNTFQTRSASGDMKVELCSECHPFFTGKQKMIDSAGRIDKFRARYGEKDDKKKAEAKKSESKKEEAAAEAEEK, from the coding sequence ATGAAAAAAGGAATTCATCCGGATTACGAGATGGTGACTGTTACATGTTCGTGCGGGAACACCTTTCAGACCCGGTCGGCATCCGGAGATATGAAGGTGGAACTCTGTTCGGAGTGCCATCCGTTTTTTACCGGGAAACAGAAGATGATCGACTCCGCCGGCCGTATCGATAAGTTCCGCGCCCGGTACGGAGAGAAGGATGACAAGAAAAAGGCCGAGGCAAAGAAGTCCGAATCCAAGAAAGAAGAAGCCGCCGCTGAAGCCGAAGAGAAATAA
- the prmC gene encoding peptide chain release factor N(5)-glutamine methyltransferase, which yields MSETTTEQKTWRVLDLINWTTDYLKEKGFPAPRSDVEWLLIHVLDCERVELYTDFEKPLQPGELSEFKALLKRRLSHEPVQYITGETEFMGYPFAVNESVLIPRPETEILVEHAVDWLRERESSGSRVLDIGTGSGCIAVSLGKLVPGIEVTALDNSLEALDVARSNAERNGVAEHIEFREQNILQTAPPDKYDLIISNPPYVANNEIEGLQEDIRKYEPENALVAGEEGLTFYQYFAKYAHQWITDGGRFMLEIGGTHQSEAIRELFANDGWSDISIIKDYNEQDRIVIAVPE from the coding sequence ATGTCCGAAACTACCACAGAACAAAAAACCTGGCGCGTCCTCGACCTGATAAACTGGACGACGGATTACCTCAAAGAAAAGGGATTTCCTGCGCCACGGAGCGATGTGGAGTGGTTGCTTATTCATGTGTTGGATTGCGAACGAGTGGAGTTGTATACCGATTTCGAAAAGCCGCTTCAACCTGGAGAACTCAGTGAATTCAAGGCGTTACTGAAGCGACGGCTCAGCCATGAGCCGGTGCAATATATCACGGGCGAGACAGAATTTATGGGGTATCCATTTGCGGTGAATGAATCGGTGTTGATACCCCGGCCGGAGACGGAAATACTTGTGGAACATGCCGTGGATTGGTTAAGGGAAAGAGAATCATCCGGAAGCAGGGTGTTGGATATCGGCACCGGCAGCGGTTGCATCGCCGTCAGTTTGGGGAAACTGGTTCCGGGAATAGAGGTTACGGCATTGGACAATTCGCTGGAAGCCCTGGACGTAGCAAGGAGTAATGCTGAGCGTAATGGCGTCGCTGAGCACATTGAATTCCGGGAGCAGAATATTCTGCAAACCGCTCCACCAGATAAATACGATCTCATCATTAGTAATCCCCCGTACGTCGCCAATAATGAGATAGAGGGTCTACAGGAGGACATCCGGAAATATGAGCCAGAAAATGCTCTTGTGGCTGGTGAAGAAGGACTCACATTTTATCAATATTTTGCGAAATATGCGCACCAGTGGATCACCGATGGTGGTCGATTCATGCTGGAGATCGGCGGGACGCATCAGTCGGAGGCAATCCGGGAACTTTTTGCAAATGATGGCTGGTCAGATATTTCAATCATTAAAGATTATAACGAACAGGATCGGATTGTAATAGCCGTACCGGAGTAA
- the prfA gene encoding peptide chain release factor 1: MNSNNLAELLEKLEKVEDRYNEITHMLSDPDVIADTNKFRDLSKEHNELSEVVEAYKPLKEINDQIEEDEEILESDDDELKELVRDELDELKEQREKMAQDLRMMLVPKDPNDEKNTIVEIRAGTGGDEAALFASDLYRMYRRLAEKSGWKIEQLSSNPTGVGGYKEVVFAVAGEGVYGTMKFESGVHRVQRVPETESSGRIHTSAASVAVLPEAEEVDVDIDPNDLKIDVYRSTGPGGQSVNTTDSAVRITHEPTGLVVQCQDEKSQHKNKAKALKVLRSRLLAKKEEEQQQQRDAQRKSMVSTGDRSAKIRTYNFPQGRVTDHRINFTTHNLDSVLDGDLKEILEQLKVADRMEKLEAV; encoded by the coding sequence ATGAACAGCAACAACCTTGCAGAACTCCTGGAAAAGCTGGAGAAAGTGGAGGATCGGTATAATGAGATTACCCACATGCTTTCCGACCCGGATGTGATCGCTGATACGAACAAATTCCGGGATCTCTCCAAGGAACACAACGAACTTTCAGAGGTTGTGGAAGCGTACAAGCCGCTTAAGGAAATTAATGATCAGATTGAAGAGGACGAAGAAATCCTCGAGAGCGATGACGATGAGTTGAAGGAGCTTGTACGCGACGAACTGGACGAGCTGAAGGAACAGCGGGAAAAGATGGCGCAGGATCTCCGGATGATGCTAGTGCCCAAAGATCCCAATGATGAAAAGAACACTATTGTCGAAATCCGTGCTGGAACCGGTGGCGACGAAGCGGCCTTGTTTGCATCGGATTTGTACCGGATGTATCGGCGGCTTGCTGAAAAGAGCGGCTGGAAAATTGAGCAGCTCTCCAGCAATCCAACCGGAGTCGGCGGATACAAGGAAGTGGTGTTTGCGGTTGCCGGTGAAGGTGTCTACGGAACCATGAAATTCGAGAGCGGCGTTCACCGGGTGCAGCGGGTCCCGGAGACCGAGAGCAGCGGCCGGATTCATACCTCAGCAGCCTCAGTCGCCGTCCTCCCCGAGGCGGAGGAAGTGGACGTGGATATTGATCCCAATGATCTGAAAATCGACGTGTATCGTTCCACTGGTCCCGGTGGGCAGAGCGTCAACACCACGGATTCGGCAGTCCGAATTACCCACGAGCCGACCGGACTGGTCGTCCAGTGCCAGGACGAAAAATCTCAGCACAAAAATAAGGCAAAGGCACTGAAGGTGTTGCGCTCTCGTCTGTTGGCAAAGAAAGAAGAAGAACAGCAGCAGCAGCGGGACGCACAACGGAAGTCCATGGTGAGCACCGGCGACCGGAGTGCCAAAATTCGTACTTACAATTTCCCCCAGGGACGGGTCACCGATCACCGGATCAACTTTACCACGCACAACCTGGACAGCGTTCTGGATGGCGACCTTAAGGAAATTCTGGAACAGCTTAAGGTCGCCGACCGCATGGAAAAGCTGGAAGCGGTGTGA